In Culicoidibacter larvae, the genomic stretch GTCATGAAGGTAACTGATTTTGATTTTGAATTACCGGAATCATTGATAGCACAAACGCCGCTTAAGGATCGTGATACGTCTAAGTTGATGGTTGTTGATCGTGAGTATAACAGTATTACCCATACTCATTTTCGACATATTCTTGATTTTTTAGAACCGGGTGATGTTTTAGTTTTAAATGATTCGCGGGTTCTGCCGGCGCGTTTATTTGGTGAAAAGACGGAGACCGGTGCAGCAATTGAAGTTTTGTTGCTTAAAGAGGAAGAGAATATGGTTTGGGAGGCATTGGTGAAGCCGGCAAAGCGAGTAAAAATCGGAACTGCTGTTGACTTTGGCGGCGGCTTGTTGCAGGCGACTTGTGTTGATGAGGGTGAAGATGGTATTCGCCACCTGCAGTTTAGTTGTGATGGTATTTTTCTTGAAGTGCTGGAGCAGCTTGGAACGATGCCTTTACCACCATATATTCATGAACGTCTTGAAGATCAAGAACGGTACCAGACTGTATATGCCCGTGAACAAGGGTCGGCAGCAGCGCCAACAGCGGGATTGCATTTTACTAAAGAATTATTAGCTGAACTTGAGCAACGCGGCATTGAGTTGGCGTATGTGACTTTGCACGTTGGACTGGGGACGTTTCGACCGATGAGTGCCGAACATACCGAGAATCATGTGATGCATTCCGAGTTCTATCAGTTGAATGAGGAGACTGCTGCACGGCTGCAACGGGCGAAAGATGAAGGCCGGCGAATTATTTCGGTAGGAACGACTTCGACGCGAACATTGGAGACTATTGTTCGTGACCATGGTCAGTTTGTTGCAAGCAGTGGCTGGACCGATATTTTTATTACACCGGGATTTGAGTTTAAGGCTATTGATGGTTTGTTGACGAACTTTCATTTGCCTAAGTCAACTTTAATTATGTTGGTGTCAGCTTTTGCGAGTCGCGAGTTGATTATGGAGGCGTATGCTCAGGCAGTTAGTCATGAGTATCGTTTCTTTAGTTTTGGCGATGCGATGTTGATTTTGTAGAGGTGAGGCGCATGGATGGAGTGTTAGCGGTCCACAAGCCGCGCGGGATGACAAGCCATGATGTGGTTTGGAAACTGCGCCGGATTTTGGGTACTAAAAAAATTGGTCACACCGGGACACTCGACCCCGATGTGGACGGTGTGCTGGTGGTTTGTATCGGCAGAGCGACTAAGTTGGTGCAATTTATGGAACATGCTCATAAGGTTTATCATGCCGAGGCTGTGCTTGGGGTTGCGACGACGACTGAGGATTTAAGCGGTGAAGTGGTTGAAATGTTGCCGGTTCCGGTTGGTTGTTTTGATGAGGCGATGGTGCAGCAGGTGTTGGCTGATTTTGTTGGTGTGAGTAAGCAAGTTCCACCTATGTATTCAGCTGTAAAGGTGAATGGTCGTAAGTTATATGAGTATGCTCGTAATGGCGTAGAGGTTGAGCGACCTGAACGGAGTATTGAGATATTTAGTTTAGTGTATAATGCCGATTCTTTGAAGTTTGCAGATGAACGTGGATACTTTGAGTTTGATATTGAGTCTGCCAAAGGATTATATGTGCGAACGCTTTGTGTTGATATTGGCGC encodes the following:
- the queA gene encoding tRNA preQ1(34) S-adenosylmethionine ribosyltransferase-isomerase QueA, producing MKVTDFDFELPESLIAQTPLKDRDTSKLMVVDREYNSITHTHFRHILDFLEPGDVLVLNDSRVLPARLFGEKTETGAAIEVLLLKEEENMVWEALVKPAKRVKIGTAVDFGGGLLQATCVDEGEDGIRHLQFSCDGIFLEVLEQLGTMPLPPYIHERLEDQERYQTVYAREQGSAAAPTAGLHFTKELLAELEQRGIELAYVTLHVGLGTFRPMSAEHTENHVMHSEFYQLNEETAARLQRAKDEGRRIISVGTTSTRTLETIVRDHGQFVASSGWTDIFITPGFEFKAIDGLLTNFHLPKSTLIMLVSAFASRELIMEAYAQAVSHEYRFFSFGDAMLIL
- the truB gene encoding tRNA pseudouridine(55) synthase TruB, whose amino-acid sequence is MDGVLAVHKPRGMTSHDVVWKLRRILGTKKIGHTGTLDPDVDGVLVVCIGRATKLVQFMEHAHKVYHAEAVLGVATTTEDLSGEVVEMLPVPVGCFDEAMVQQVLADFVGVSKQVPPMYSAVKVNGRKLYEYARNGVEVERPERSIEIFSLVYNADSLKFADERGYFEFDIESAKGLYVRTLCVDIGAKLGFPAAMADLQRTASGQFTLDDCVTLEQIEAGDYVLTAMADIDLGLPEFIVDELLAERIGVGSVFTVDELIDAPNEPFAVLNEHRQLLAVYQPHPEKPGKFKPVRVFS